The Aeromonas veronii genome includes the window CCATCGTGATGATCGGCGAGATCGGCGGCAGCGCCGAGGAAGAAGCGGCAGCCTACATCAAGGCTTACGTCACCAAGCCGGTGGTCTCCTACATCGCGGGTGTCACCGCCCCGGCTGGCAAGCGCATGGGTCATGCGGGCGCCATCATCGCCGGTGGTAAAGGCACGGCGGCCGAGAAATTTGCCGCCCTGGAAGATGCCGGTGTGAAAACCGTGCGCTCCCTGGCCGATATCGGCAAGGCTCTGCGTGAAGTGACCGGCTGGTAAGTCAGCCTGTTATCTCTGATAGAAAAATGCCGCCTTAGGGCGGCATTTTTTATGGATGCGGTTTGATGAAGGATCGCCAAATAATGGATTTTTTCTATACAGCATCCGAGTTTTCCTTGCTGGATGGATTGTAAGTTCTTAGCCTATGCACAAATAAAAATATATGGCATATTTTTAGATGTAACAACAAGTTACAAGGATATGCTCCCATGCCATTAAGGGCTTGATGGCGAGTGAATCATGGATAGATGGCAAATTGCCGCGTAATAAATTGCGAGGCCCCTTCATGCGCACTAACTACGTCCTCATTGATTTTGAGAATGTTCAGCCCGAGCGTCTCGCTGTTTTGGCGAAAGATCACTTCAAAATCTTGGTGTTCGTCGGCTCGAATCAGTCCAAGCTCGCTTTCGAAACGGTCTCAGTGATCCAGCAGCTCGGAGATAAGGCTCAGTATATTAAGATTGCGGGGAGCGGTCCGAATGCTTTGGACTTTCATATTGCATATTACATTGGCCAATTAGCTGCCTCGGATCCTGCTGGCTTTTTCCATATAATCTCGAAGGACAAGGGGTTTGATCCGCTCATACAGCATCTCAAAGACAAGAAAATATTCGCAGCTCGCACCGAACATGTTGTAGATATTCCTCTCATTAAGAGCAATAACGCTCAGACTTCCTTGGAACGTATGACCCTTGTTCTGAAGAAACTTCAACAGATGAAGACATCTCGGCCCAGAGCGATAGCGACGTTGAATAGCACGATTGCATCATTATTTCAGAAACAGCTCACTAATGAAGACGTACAAAATATCGTTCGAGCACTGATCAGCGCGGGCCACATAACAGTTGATGGGAGTAAGGTTTCTTATGCGCTTGGTCAAGACGTATAAATTGTTGATTTTATGCATCATTTATTTTTAAGTAGCTTTTGTTAAAACACTACGATCTTTGACCAACATCGGAAAGCTGCTGCTTGCTTATCATACTGCGAGCAGTCCCCAACCTTGAAAAATCGGGTCAAAAAGCGTATAACCACGCGCTTGTCAGTGTATTGAGTGAGCCAAATTTATGCAGCAGAGTGAACCCGTGCAGACCGCCCCCTTTTGGCAGGTAAAGAGCCTGCAGCAGATGACCATGACCGAGTGGGAGTCTCTGTGCGACGGCTGTGGCAAATGCTGCCTGAACAAGCTCATTGACGAGGACACCGAAGAGCTGGTGTTCACCAACGTGGCCTGCAACCTGCTCAATACCAAGACCTGCCAGTGCTCCGACTACGGCAACCGCTTCAAGAAAGAGCCGGACTGCCTGCAAATCACGGTCGACAAGATTGCCGAATACGACTGGCTGCCGTCGAGCTGCGCCTATCGCCTGCTGGCCGAAGGCAATACCCTGCCTGCCTGGCATCCGCTGATCACCGGCAGCCGCAGCGCCATGCACCAGGCTGGCCAGTCGGTGCGTGGCAAGGTGGTCCACGAGGCGCAGGCCGGCGACTGGGCTGACCATATCATTACCTGGGCGAGCTAAACCTTACATCGCCGTTTATCGCCGCCGTTTATCGCAAACAACAGGGGCAGGGGAGTGAGACTCCACTGCCCCTGTTGTTTTTGGCATATAAATGATCAGTTTTATGAGATATAGGCAGTGTAACGTCTTGCTGTGAGATAAACGCTGCGCCGGGTTCTGAGAGGTCGCCTCTAACGCCGCCAGCACCCGTTCAATCGCGTCCAGGATACAAGGGCAGCAGAGTTCACACTCTGCTGCCCTTGTTGCTTTCTGGCGCCTTCTCGCGATGTCGATGACATCCCCTCACCTTGACCCTCTCCCAAGGGGCGAGGGAAGGGATTCAGGTTCTGATGCAAAGTCCGTGGCGGCCGAGCACGGTTCTGCTCTGCTTGTCTGCTTGTCTGCTTGTCTGCTTGTCTGCTTGTCTGCTTGTCTGAGTGCTTGTGAGCGCATCAGTACATAAAACGGTGGAGGGGAGGAGAGAGGGGCATAGAGAGGGACGTCAGGAAGCCAATGTCTGGCCGAGCCCGTGCGTCGAAGCAAATCGGTGGATCAGCGGATCTGCGAGGGTGAAAGCGGCTTGCACTGCGGCCAACAGCCATAAAAAAACCGGCGCCTGGGCGCCGGTTCTTGTTCACCGCAATGCTTGCTTACAAATAAGCGATTACAGAGAAGCGGTGAAGGTACGGGTGATGACGTCTTGCTGTTGCTCCTTGGTCAAGGAGTTGAAGCGAACGGCATAACCGGATACGCGGATGGTCAACTGCGGATATTTCTCCGGGTTTTCCATGGCGTCCAGCAGCATTTCACGGTTCATCACGTTGACGTTCAGGTGCTGACCGCCTTCCAGGTTGGACTCGTGGTGGAAGTAACCATCCATCAGGCCAGCCAGGTTGGCTTTCTGGGCTTCCATGTCTTTGCCCAGGGCGTTCGGTACGATGGAGAAGGTATAGGAGATACCATCTTTGGCGTAGGCGAACGGCAGCTTGGCGACGGACGTCAGTGAAGCAACGGCACCCTTCTGGTCACGACCGTGCATCGGGTTGGCACCCGGGCCGAACGGTGCACCGGCGCGACGGCCATCCGGGGTGTTACCGGTCTTCTTGCCGTACACCACGTTGGAGGTGATGGTCAGCACGGACTGGGTCGCCACGGCGCCACGGTAGGTATTGAGCTTCTGGATCTTCTTCATGAAGCGCTCGACCAGGTCGCAGGCGATGTCATCGACGCGGGCGTCGTTGTTACCGAACTGCGGGTACTCGCCTTCGATTTCGAAGTCGATGGAGACGCCGTCGGCATCACGTACCGGCTTGACCTTGGCGTACTTGATGGCAGACAGGGAGTCAGCTGCAACAGACAGACCGGCGATGCCGCAAGCCATGGTGCGATAGACGTCACGGTCGTGCAGCGCCATCAGGGAGGCTTCGTAGCTGTACTTGTCGTGCATGTAGTGGATGATGTTCAGGGCGGCGACGTACTGCTTGGCCAGCCAGTCCATGAAGTGATCCAGACGGTCCATCACGTCGTCGTAGTCGAGGAACTCGGACTTGACCATTTCGGTTTTCGGACCGACCTGGATCTTGAGCTTCTCGTCCATACCGCCGTTGATTGCATACAGCATGGTCTTGGCCAGGTTGGCGCGGGCACCGAAGAACTGCATCTGTTTGCCGACGATCATCGGGGACACGCAGCAAGCGATGGCGTAGTCATCGTTGTTGAAGTCCGGACGCATCAGGTCGTCGTTCTCGTACTGAACGGAAGAGGTCTCGATGGATACCTTGGCGCAGTACTTCTTGAAACCGACCGGCAGCTTCTCGGACCACAGGATGGTCAGGTTCGGCTCAGGGGACGGGCCCATGGTGTACAGGGTGTTCAGCATACGGAAGCTGTTCTTGGTGACCAGGGTACGGCCATCAACACCCATACCGGCCAGGGTCTCGGTGGCCCACATCGGGTCGCCGGAGAACAGTGAATCGTATTCCGGGGTACGCAGGAAGCGAACCATACGCAGCTTCATGACCATGTGGTCCATCAGCTCCTGGGCTTCTTGCTCGGTGATCAGGCCCTTCTTCAGGTCACGTTCGATGTAGACGTCCAGGAAGCTGGAGGTACGACCGAAGGACATGGCGGCACCATTCTGGGACTTGACCGCCGCCAGGTAGGCGAAGTAGGTCCACTGTACGGC containing:
- a CDS encoding PIN domain-containing protein; the encoded protein is MRTNYVLIDFENVQPERLAVLAKDHFKILVFVGSNQSKLAFETVSVIQQLGDKAQYIKIAGSGPNALDFHIAYYIGQLAASDPAGFFHIISKDKGFDPLIQHLKDKKIFAARTEHVVDIPLIKSNNAQTSLERMTLVLKKLQQMKTSRPRAIATLNSTIASLFQKQLTNEDVQNIVRALISAGHITVDGSKVSYALGQDV
- a CDS encoding YcgN family cysteine cluster protein: MQQSEPVQTAPFWQVKSLQQMTMTEWESLCDGCGKCCLNKLIDEDTEELVFTNVACNLLNTKTCQCSDYGNRFKKEPDCLQITVDKIAEYDWLPSSCAYRLLAEGNTLPAWHPLITGSRSAMHQAGQSVRGKVVHEAQAGDWADHIITWAS
- the pflB gene encoding formate C-acetyltransferase yields the protein MAELNEQFQSAWEGFAAGEWQTSVNTRDFIQKNYTPYEGDESFLAGATEATTKLWDKVMEGIKIENRTHAPVDFDTDLPSTITAHDAGYIDQSLEQIVGLQTDKPLKRAIIANGGIKMVKTSCEVYGRQLDPMVEKIFTEYRKTHNQGVFDVYTKDILNCRKSGVITGLPDAYGRGRIIGDYRRVALYGIDFLMADKLAQFKSLQADLENGVNLEATIRLREEISEQHRALAQMKVMAAKYGCDISVPAKTAKEAVQWTYFAYLAAVKSQNGAAMSFGRTSSFLDVYIERDLKKGLITEQEAQELMDHMVMKLRMVRFLRTPEYDSLFSGDPMWATETLAGMGVDGRTLVTKNSFRMLNTLYTMGPSPEPNLTILWSEKLPVGFKKYCAKVSIETSSVQYENDDLMRPDFNNDDYAIACCVSPMIVGKQMQFFGARANLAKTMLYAINGGMDEKLKIQVGPKTEMVKSEFLDYDDVMDRLDHFMDWLAKQYVAALNIIHYMHDKYSYEASLMALHDRDVYRTMACGIAGLSVAADSLSAIKYAKVKPVRDADGVSIDFEIEGEYPQFGNNDARVDDIACDLVERFMKKIQKLNTYRGAVATQSVLTITSNVVYGKKTGNTPDGRRAGAPFGPGANPMHGRDQKGAVASLTSVAKLPFAYAKDGISYTFSIVPNALGKDMEAQKANLAGLMDGYFHHESNLEGGQHLNVNVMNREMLLDAMENPEKYPQLTIRVSGYAVRFNSLTKEQQQDVITRTFTASL